The sequence below is a genomic window from Rudanella lutea DSM 19387.
GATAAGATTAGCGGGGCAAAATTACGAAGGAGGCCGCTTGGGTGTGCGGTTTAGAGCGGAATAATTTGTTTCCGATACTGGGCGGGCGACATACCTACTTCGCGCCGGAAGAGTTTCATGAAGTAAGTCAGGTTGTTAAAGCCACAGTCGATACTGATGTCGGCAAGGCAGCGGTTGGTGGTGCGGAGCAGTTTCGACGCCAGCGCAATGCGTTGACTGTTGATATAGTCGACTGGGGTCATGCCGAACGTCTGTTTGAAGGTCCGGTAAAAGTTGGGCTCGCTCATGCAGGCCTGATCGGCCAGCTCCCGGATGTGTAGGCTGCGGTGGAGGTGCTTGTTGATGTACTGCGCGACATGGGCCAGGCGATTCACGTTAGCAACGGTAGTTTTAGGGTTGAGGAGTAGCGTGCGGGCTTGCGTTTGCATGAGCCGGACCACCAGCTCCTGCAAAACCAGGTTGGCAAAAACGTCTTTGGCCCGGTTGTTTTCTGTAAAAATGTAAATGAGCCGGGCAATGAGTTGGTGAATAGGCTCGTCGTTGGTCAGGAAGAAGTTGGTCTGCCCAAACTGCCAGCCGTGCGGATTATCAACGAGGGGCGCCCGGTCGTTGAGCAAATCGGTTACCTGCTGAACCGTGTCGGGGGCAATGGCAAGCGCGAGGCATTGGGTTGGGTTGTGCATCTGGGCCTCGGGAAAGTCGATGCACATGGTTTCGTTACCCG
It includes:
- a CDS encoding AraC family transcriptional regulator, with translation MKRVQTSPLDISRHLETRRLEQEVENRTSYTLDSAELNIYETHHVAEKVELTFSSPVLASMIRGKKVMHLPQTPSFEFLPGESVIVPGNETMCIDFPEAQMHNPTQCLALAIAPDTVQQVTDLLNDRAPLVDNPHGWQFGQTNFFLTNDEPIHQLIARLIYIFTENNRAKDVFANLVLQELVVRLMQTQARTLLLNPKTTVANVNRLAHVAQYINKHLHRSLHIRELADQACMSEPNFYRTFKQTFGMTPVDYINSQRIALASKLLRTTNRCLADISIDCGFNNLTYFMKLFRREVGMSPAQYRKQIIPL